The proteins below are encoded in one region of Aspergillus nidulans FGSC A4 chromosome III:
- a CDS encoding C2H2-type zinc finger protein (transcript_id=CADANIAT00005709), which translates to MSLMLSQSPVTHASPAQHSRRLSVGAAAKTRTCVHCGRSFRRTEHLERHVRTHTKEKPYTCLCGAAFSRRDLLKRHMGITGHEDVNPPNKSTSPKSQHRTDHDTKQRIRRASTATVRSRRESVPNAASQDPSSMPPSPVDAEPVHWTMHQNTSYMKDENGYPDPASDGTHDPEILEAAQLLLPGGATHGIPNYTPTTTSSYLPEEPHHYEDFTNFLDSLNLPLEWGPGHHEAHSNQNNSSLTTEVAEPGLHPLFRERERDRSDRTRADSPFGRSWLNSDHYQSSYAGMISEYGNYYHHYHPPEDVARVVVPNF; encoded by the exons ATGTCCCTGATGCTCTCGCAGTCGCCTGTAACGCATGCCTCACCTGCGCAGCACTCGCGCCGGCTGAGCGTCGGAGCCGCAGCGAAGACGCGAACATGCGTCCACTGCGGCCGCAGCTTTCGACGCACCGAGCATCTCGAGCGTCATGTTCGCACTC ACACAAAGGAAAAACCGTACACTTGCTTGTGCGGCGCGGCGTTCTCTCGCCGCGATCTGCTCAAGAGGCATATGGGCATCACCGGCCATGAGGACGTCAATCCGCCCAATAAGAGCACCTCGCCCAAATCGCAGCACCGAACCGACCATGACACAAAGCAACGGATACGGCGTGCTTCGACGGCGACTGTGCGATCTCGACGTGAGTCTGTCCCAAACGCTGCGTCGCAGGACCCGAGCAGCATGCCTCCGTCGCCAGTGGACGCCGAACCCGTCCACTGGACGATGCACCAGAATACCAGCTACATGAAAGACGAGAACGGTTATCCTGATCCGGCCAGCGATGGCACCCATGACCCAGAGATCCTCGAGGCAGCTCAGCTGCTCCTCCCAGGCGGAGCTACACATGGCATCCCCAACTACACAC CCACAACAACATCCTCATACCTCCCCGAAGAGCCACACCACTACGAAGATTTCACCAACTTTTTAGACTCCCTCAATCTACCTCTCGAGTGGGGGCCCGGCCATCACGAGGCCCATAGCAACCAAAACAACAGCTCCCTAACAACAGAGGTGGCAGAGCCAGGTCTCCATCCATTGTTCAGAGAGCGCGAGCGCGACAGATCAGATCGAACCCGAGCCGATTCTCCCTTTGGCAGATCATGGCTCAACTCGGACCATTATCAAAGCAGCTACGCAGGCATGATCTCTGAATATGGGAACTACTACCACCATTATCACCCACCAGAAGACGTCGCTCGCGTTGTGGTACCAAATTTCTGA
- a CDS encoding putative RNA helicase-like splicing factor (HRH1) (transcript_id=CADANIAT00005708): MDDLQSLEHLSLISRITNELQNHLGVSDKVLAEYIIEQHLKCSSFAEFKSALEAMGGDLFPMSLMESVDRLVLTMHPRYKNKNKKDRGDEHVENGASDDMDALNALEKKARVFKGLAVPDQEPGWAEEEYMEVGNKNGLGVDEHDAKDSAMDDTFAMLEGLAGKARAKTTTITESRPVSKRKRSRSRSPEYDDYSRRRRRDRYRSRSRSRSRSPAYNKRDEDPVDEFGRSTGGRSSNDDEYRDGRSERRRRRRADEDYFRKPPPVELDDSPVLYKIYDGRVTGVKDFGAFVNLVGVRGKVDGLVHVSAMQEGTRVNHPSDLVSRGQPVKVKVISIQGSRIGLSMKEVDQETGQDLVPQKRLASGANMERLDGMPSDDRYGNLSADVPVIEESDGRSMKNRKRLTSPERWEIKQLIASGAVSAADYPDIDEEYHATLTGEGTFEEEEDIDIEVRDEEPAFLAGQTKMSLELSPIRVVKAPDGSMNRSAMAGTNLAKERRELRQQEAQDKAAEQAAGVDLNAQWQDPMASERKFAADLRSTQQTGTDEAVPEWKRVTMGKTPSFGKRTNMSIKQQRESLPVYKFRQQLLEAVAENQLLIVVGDTGSGKTTQVTQYLAEAGWANKGIIGCTQPRRVAAMSVAKRVAEEVGCKLGAEVGYTIRFEDCTSPETKIKYMTDGMLQREVLLDPDLKKYSVIMLDEAHERTIATDVLFGLLKTTLKRRPDLRLIVTSATLDADKFSEYFYGCPIFSIPGRTFPVEIMYSKEPESDYLDAALITVMQIHLTEPPGDMLLFLTGQEEIDTACEILYERMKALGPSVPELVILPVYSALPSEMQSRIFDPAPPGGRKVVIATNIAETSITIDNIYYVIDPGFVKQKAYDPKLGMDSLVVTPISQAQAKQRAGRAGRTGPGKCFRLYTEAAYQSEMLPTTIPDIQRQNLSHTILMLKAMGINDLLHFDFMDPPPTNTMLTALEELYALSALDDEGLLTRLGRKMADFPMEPALAKVLIASVDMGCSEEMLSIVAMLSIQSVFYRPKEKQQQADQKKAKFHDPHGDHLTLLNVYNAWKRSGFSNAWCYENFIQARQIRRAQDVRQQLLGIMQRYHHKIVSCGRNTTKVRQALCTGFFRNSARKDPQEGYKTLVEGTPVYMHPSSAMFGKPAEHVIYHTLVLTTKEYMHCTTGIEPKWLVEAAPTFFKVAPTDRLSKRKKAERIQPLHNRFAGEDDWRLSAQRRQGRGGGGGTWG; the protein is encoded by the coding sequence ATGGATGACCTTCAATCACTCGAACACCTCTCCCTCATATCGCGCATAACAAACGAGCTTCAAAATCACCTGGGAGTAAGCGATAAAGTTCTCGCCGAGTACATCATAGAGCAACATTTAAAATGTTCTTCGTTTGCCGAATTCAAGAGCGCGCTAGAGGCGATGGGAGGTGACCTATTCCCGATGAGTTTAATGGAAAGCGTGGATCGATTAGTGCTTACGATGCATCCGAGATataaaaacaaaaataaGAAAGACAGGGGTGATGAACACGTTGAAAATGGGGCAAGCGATGATATGGATGCGTTAAAtgccttggagaagaaggcgcgtGTCTTCAAGGGCTTGGCGGTTCCGGACCAGGAGCCGGGAtgggcggaggaggagtatATGGAGGTTGGGAATAAGAACGGATTGGGAGTTGATGAGCACGATGCGAAGGATAGTGCGATGGATGATACATTCGCGATGCTGGAGGGGTTGGCAGGGAAGGCGAGGGCGAAAACGACTACAATAACAGAGTCACGGCCAGTATCGAAGAGGAAGCGGAGTCGTAGTCGGAGTCCAGAGTACGATGATTATAGCCGGCGCCGACGGAGGGATCGGTATCGTTCGAGgtcgagatcgagatcgcgGAGTCCGGCTTATAATAAGAGGGATGAGGATCCAGTGGATGAGTTCGGCCGGTCGACTGGTGGCCGGTCCTCAAATGACGATGAATACCGCGATGGACGGAGTGAACGCCGGAGGAGGAGACGAGCCGACGAAGATTACTTTCGCAAACCTCCGCCTGTTGAGCTCGATGACTCGCCTGTTTTGTATAAAATCTACGACGGGCGAGTTACGGGTGTGAAAGACTTCGGCGCGTTTGTGAACCTGGTGGGCGTTAGGGGAAAGGTTGACGGGCTGGTGCATGTATCTGCGATGCAGGAGGGTACGCGTGTGAATCATCCCTCAGACTTGGTATCTCGCGGTCAGCCAGTGAAGGTCAAAGTGATCAGTATACAAGGCTCACGCATTGGCCTATCCATGAAAGAGGTAGACCAGGAGACTGGGCAGGATCTAGTCCCGCAAAAGCGCCTTGCATCGGGAGCGAATATGGAGCGACTAGATGGCATGCCATCAGATGATAGATACGGCAACCTCAGTGCGGATGTGCCTGTTATTGAGGAATCCGACGGCCGATCTATGAAGAACCGAAAGCGTCTAACATCCCCAGAGCGCTGGGAGATCAAGCAGTTAATTGCGTCCGGGGCCGTTTCCGCAGCTGATTACCCAgatattgacgaagaatATCATGCTACCTTGACCGGAGAGGGCAcatttgaagaagaggaagacattgATATCGAAGTTAGAGACGAAGAACCTGCTTTCCTGGCGGGTCAGACCAAGATGTCTCTGGAGCTGTCTCCTATCCGAGTTGTCAAGGCTCCAGATGGATCCATGAACCGCTCCGCAATGGCAGGTACAAATCTAGCCAAGGAACGAAGAGAGCTCAGGCAACAGGAGGCCCAGGACAAGGCAGCCGAACAGGCAGCTGGGGTGGATCTCAACGCGCAGTGGCAGGATCCTATGGCTAGTGAGCGAAAATTTGCGGCCGACCTCCGTTCTACTCAGCAAACGGGGACTGACGAAGCGGTTCCGGAGTGGAAGAGGGTCACGATGGGCAAAACCCCGTCATTCGGAAAGCGGACGAATATGTCAATCAAGCAACAGAGAGAAAGTCTGCCGGTCTACAAATtccgccagcagctgctggaggcCGTAGCGGAAAATCAGCTACTGATTGTTGTCGGCGATACCGGGTCAGGGAAGACAACGCAAGTGACTCAGTATTTGGCTGAGGCAGGCTGGGCCAATAAGGGAATTATCGGATGTACCCAACCTCGCCGTGTTGCTGCGATGTCGGTTGCTAAGCGTGTGGCTGAGGAAGTCGGCTGCAAGCTTGGTGCAGAGGTTGGGTATACAATCCGTTTTGAGGATTGTACTAGCCCAGAGACGAAGATCAAGTACATGACGGATGGAATGCTCCAGAGAGAAGTTTTGCTAGACCCAGACTTGAAAAAGTATTCTGTGATTATGCTTGACGAAGCTCACGAGCGAACCATCGCGACTGATGTCCTCTTTGGGCTGCTGAAGACTACACTCAAGCGGAGACCAGACTTGAGGCTCATTGTTACGTCCGCCACGCTAGACGCTGATAAGTTCTCTGAGTACTTCTACGGCTGTCCCATCTTCTCTATCCCTGGTCGGACATTCCCTGTGGAGATCATGTACTCGAAAGAACCTGAATCAGACTACCTAGATGCAGCTCTCATCACCGTCATGCAGATTCACTTGACTGAGCCTCCTGGCGATATGCTGCTGTTCTTGACCGGACAAGAGGAAATTGACACAGCGTGCGAGATTTTATATGAGCGGATGAAAGCTCTCGGTCCAAGCGTCCCAGAGTTGGTGATCCTCCCAGTCTACTCAGCGCTACCCAGCGAAATGCAAAGTCGCATATTCGACCCTGCACCCCCCGGCGGCCGGAAGGTTGTCATTGCCACAAACATCGCAGAAACCTCCATCACAATCGACAACATCTACTACGTCATTGACCCGGGTTTCGTTAAGCAAAAAGCCTACGACCCAAAGCTGGGGATGGACTCACTAGTCGTAACACCAATCTCCCAGGCGCAAGCCAAACAGCGTGCCGGCCGAGCAGGCCGAACTGGTCCTGGAAAATGCTTCCGCCTCTACACCGAAGCCGCATACCAATCCGAGATGCTCCCTACCACTATTCCCGACATTCAACGCCAAAACCTGTCGCATACCATCCTCATGCTGAAAGCAATGGGCATCAACGACCTGCTCCACTTCGACTTTATGGATCCTCCGCCGACAAACACCATGCTCACAGCTTTAGAAGAGCTTTACGCACTATCCGCACTAGATGACGAAGGTCTTTTAACACGTCTAGGCCGCAAAATGGCCGACTTTCCCATGGAGCCAGCCCTAGCTAAGGTCTTGATTGCTTCCGTCGACATGGGCTGCTCTGAGGAAATGCTCTCCATCGTCGCCATGCTCTCCATCCAATCCGTCTTCTACCGTCCCAAGGAAAAACAGCAACAAGCAGATCAAAAGAAGGCCAAATTTCACGACCCCCACGGCGATCATCTAACGTTACTCAACGTTTACAACGCCTGGAAAAGATCCGGCTTTAGCAACGCCTGGTGCTACGAAAATTTCATCCAAGCACGCCAGATTCGCCGCGCGCAGGACGTCCGCCAGCAACTCCTTGGCATCATGCAGCGCTATCACCACAAAATCGTCTCATGCGGGCGCAACACTACCAAGGTGCGACAGGCTCTTTGCACAGGGTTTTTCCGCAATTCAGCACGCAAGGACCCGCAGGAAGGGTATAAGACGCTTGTCGAGGGAACTCCTGTGTACatgcatccttcttctgcaaTGTTCGGCAAGCCTGCTGAGCACGTCATATACCACACGCTTGTGCTGACGACGAAGGAGTACATGCACTGCACGACGGGGATCGAGCCAAAGTGGCTTGTTGAGGCGGCGCCAACCTTCTTCAAGGTCGCGCCAACGGATCGCCTGTccaagaggaagaaggcagagaggaTCCAGCCGCTGCATAATCGCTttgctggcgaggatgatTGGCGCTTGTCGGCACAGAGAAGGCAGGGCAGGGGTGGTGGCGGTGGGACTTGGGGCTAG